Part of the Clostridia bacterium genome is shown below.
TAAAGGGAAATATACTTTTGATGACAACGGATATTATACTGGTAATTTTTCGCAGGGATATTTTTCGGGACACGGTATTCGTGTATGGGGCAATGGTGATAATTATGAGGGAATGTGGCAACAAGACGAAATGCAAGGTCAGGGTAAACTTACACTTTCAAATGGGGACTACTTTGAAGGGGTATTTAGTTGTTCTAAATTTCTAAGAGGGAAAATAGAATGTCATTATCCAAATGGTGATTTTTACATAGGGGAATATTCTGAAAATGGCTTTAATGGTTTTGGGTATATTCGTTACTCGAATGGAGCGACATATGAAGGGTGCTGGAAGAATAACGATTACAGTGGACATGGAAAAGTAATTCGATTAGACGGCATTGAAATCGAAGGTGATTGGACGGATTCTAAAAATGCCAACAATGTTATTTGGTGGGAAAAAGGAACAACTAAAAATGGAAGAATTGTTAATAATGTCTTTCAAGAATCTGAAGAAAGCAGACAAATAATTTACGCAAATAGAGGGTCAACTGCTAGTGGTTCTATATCAAGTAGACTTCCAGAAAACTTGGTGGAAGAAATGATATTTAAGGCGGTAAAAGAAAATCCCTTTTCTTCGAATGCAGTTGATTTGAGCAGCAGCATAGGGAGTTTAGGTGACTCCAGATGGCCCGCTAGTGAAGGGTGGGTAAAAATGCAGAGTGTTGTGAAAGTAAAGAATAAGAGTACGGGTTATGAATACACGGTAACTGTTCACTATGTTGCGAATAAGCGAACATACGAAGTCGATGATTTCAAAATTAAGAATTAAAGAGGTTGCATCAATTATCTAGACTCAATTAAAAACTGAATAAAACGAGATAAACCGTTTAAGAATACAAAGGAGGAAAGTATTGCTGAGGCACAAATTCTAAAATGATAGAGCAAATGCTTCATTCTGAAATAGGGCGAAAATATTGAAATTGTACAACATATACACTCAAAAATGATACGCAAACGAAAGATAATGTACGAGTGGTGCATCAAAAAAGTGTTTTTTGTCAACTGGACAAAAAGTGTTTTTTTACGATGAGCTCCGCTGTCGCGGAACGTGATGTGCCCTGCGGGCGTGATGTTTGCTTTCGGCAAGTGATGTGCGCTTCGCGCGTGAAAAGAATCATGTTACATCACTGAGGCCAAAGAAATCAACATCACTATGCTGCAGGCATATCATCACTTGATGCAGAGTTGCAAAATGTCACCATGTGGTATACTTGAAACGATAGGAAGGGAACGATTCTATGTCCGAATCAAAACTACGCGTTATTTCTTTGGATTTTTCTGTCCGAATCATTCATCTTTTAAAAGAACTCAAAACCAAACAATGCAATCCTATTTTGTAATATTGCTTGTGTATATGAATATTATATGATATATTCTAAAATAGCGAATGAGAAAGGTTGACAACGTTCTCCGCGATGCGCTCGAATGATTTGTTGATCTGATCGATATTTTGCGGCGCGCTTTGACCGAAAAATACGAAGGAAAGAAAGGAAGAAAGAAAGGAAATGGAAGGGTTTATAATCAGCGACGTTCTCGTCGCCATGCAGGCTATGCAAAGGCGGGAACTAAAAGTTTTTTATCAGCCGAAAATCGACGCTATGACGAACCGCATGAAATCCGCCGAAGCTTTGATTCGTTGGGTCAGGGCGGACGGTAACGTTATCTTGCCGAATCAGTTCTTACCCGCCATGGAGCAGACGGGCGCCATCGCGATGCTCGATTGGTACGTCGTCGAGAGCGTGTGCGCTTTTCTTCAACGTTTGAAAGAACTCAATATCGAACCGATGCCGGTTTCCGTTAATTTCTCTCGTTGGCATCTCCGTGAAGAGGGTATGCCGAAACACCTTGCCGAAATCGTGGATTCTTATCATATCGATCGTCGCTTGATCGTCGTGGAGATCACGGAATCGGCGATGATTCAGGAAGAAGAATTGATGCGAAAAACCGTCGCGGAACTCCACGAAAACGGTTTTGAGTTTTCCATCGACGATTTCGGGAGCGGGCTCTCCTCTTTGAGTATGGTTGCCGACACTCTTCCCGATGAAATCAAAATCGATCGATCCCTCTTGAAGAAAAACTGCGAAAGCGAACGCGAGCGCGTAATCTTGGAGAGCATTTTCCTTTTCGCCAATCGCCTGAATATCCGCACCGTCGCGGAAGGCGTCGAGACGAAGGAGCAATTCGGCTTTCTCAGAACCTGCAACTGTAACTTGATTCAAGGTTTTTACTTTGCTCGTCCGATGTCCGAGGACGATTTCGTAAAGTGCTTGATCGACTGTTGCGTCCATGCAGAGGAAGAGGACGTCCTCCGTATTCAATCGGAAGCGGCAGCCGAGCAGATCTTGCTTCAAGCGGTCTATAAACGGTATCCGTTGATCATCTACGGGAATTTGACGCGCAACAGTTTTTATATGATGACGTATGAAAACTTTACGTCCAAAAGCTGCCCGTCCACCGGTACCGTGGACGATTTGATCGAGCATGGCACCCGAACGATGCATCCTGACGACCAAGAGCGTTGGAACACGATGTTCCGCCGCGAAAATCAACTCAAACTATATAAAGAGGGAAAGCAGGAATTCCATATGATCACCAGACAAATCGGTGACGACGGCGTCTATCGCAAGGTGGAGACCAGCAATTATTTCGTAAAGAGTCCCGCGACGGACGACGTCTTGATCATCAGCCTCTGCAATAATTTCGAAAGCGGGGAAGAAGCGTACGGGGCTTGCGCCGCAAACGCTTGAAACAGTCGATCGAATGCTCCGCAGTTTCAAGAAAACGAATAAACGAACCCGATCCGTAACGGAATCGGGTTCGTTTATTCTTCGGTCAAATATTCGATAAAAAAATCTTCGTTATGCTATAATATGAATACCGGTTATCCGCTTGTCTTGCGGTTGAGACGCTGACTCAACCGTCGGTATGTTGCGTTTTTAATGAGGTTAGGCTAAGATAAAGGCGAAAGGAGGGCAAGTAGAATGGATCAAATCAAAATCGGAAAATTCATTGCCGAAAAGAGGAAAGAGCAAAACCTTACGCAAATAACGCTTGCGGAAAAACTCGGGATCACAGACCGCGCGATTTCCAAGTGGGAAACGGGGCGATCTCTTCCGGATGCGTCGATCATGCTCGAACTTTGCGAAATTTTGAATATCACGGTCAACGATCTGCTGAGTGGGGAGGTGGTTTCCATGGATCGATATAACGCGGAATCGGAAAAAAATCTGCTTGAAATGATCAAGCAAAAAGAAGAATCTGATAAAAGAATGCTTCGTCTTGAAAACGTCATAGGAACGACTGCGACGATCTTGCCCCTTATGATGATCGCGCTCGGGATCGTCTTCGTCAGCGTCTTGCACTTGAAACCTTGGACGTTTTTTCTTATGGCGGGCGTCGGACTCGTCCAACTCATCGTTCTCATCTTTTTCGCGCTTCGGATCGAGCAGGTCGCCGGGTATTACGAATGTCGAAAATGCGGGCATCGGTACGTTCCTACGTTCGGACAGGTCAATCGCGCGATACATATGGGCAGAACGCGTTATATGAAATGCCCGAAATGCGGCGAAAAGAGTTGGCAGAAAAAAGTAATAAGCAAAGAGTGATATATGCGGGGACTTCGGTCCCCGTTTTTTTTTGAAAGTATCGGATTTTTCGGAATTTGTGAGTTTTGTTTTCGCGCTCGTTTATCGGACTTACTCTCAAATCATTGTCTTTCGCTTCCGTTTATGCTATGATGAAACGGAAACGGCGTGTCGCCGTTTCGGGAGGACGTTTTATGAAAAAGACGGTCGGAACGGTTGTATCCGCGATTCTGATTTTGACTTTGGTCGTTTTGTCGGCGGTTTTCTCCGATTACGGCTTTTCCGCGAATCAACGCAAGACGATGCTGATTTTGTTGATCGTCTGCGGGGCGAGCGTCGCTTACTGCTTTATCGTCGGTGAACTCGCGCAGAATTTTTCGCAAATGGATAAGCTTTGGAGCATTCTTCCGATCGCGTACGTTTGGATCGTCGCGATTCGCGGAGAAATGAAGCTCAGGTTGGTTCTTTACGCGGTCATCGTTACGATTTGGGGAATCCGCCTGACCGTCAATTTCGCGCGGAAAGGCGCGTACAAATTGAAGTTTTGGGAAGGGGAAGAGGATTATCGCTGGAAGATCGTCCGCAATCGTTTTTTCAAAAAGAACGTTTTATGGACGTTGTTCGACTTGATTTTTATCAGTTTTTATCAAAACGCTTTGGTGCTTGCGATCTGTTTCCCCTCGCTTGCGGCGATGGAATCCGCGGCGGCTCTCTCAACGTGGGATTTCGCGGGATTTGCGCTTGCCCTCGCGTTTTTGATTCTCGAAACGATTTCGGATGAGTTTCAGAGGGTTTTCCAAAACA
Proteins encoded:
- a CDS encoding EAL domain-containing protein, which encodes MEGFIISDVLVAMQAMQRRELKVFYQPKIDAMTNRMKSAEALIRWVRADGNVILPNQFLPAMEQTGAIAMLDWYVVESVCAFLQRLKELNIEPMPVSVNFSRWHLREEGMPKHLAEIVDSYHIDRRLIVVEITESAMIQEEELMRKTVAELHENGFEFSIDDFGSGLSSLSMVADTLPDEIKIDRSLLKKNCESERERVILESIFLFANRLNIRTVAEGVETKEQFGFLRTCNCNLIQGFYFARPMSEDDFVKCLIDCCVHAEEEDVLRIQSEAAAEQILLQAVYKRYPLIIYGNLTRNSFYMMTYENFTSKSCPSTGTVDDLIEHGTRTMHPDDQERWNTMFRRENQLKLYKEGKQEFHMITRQIGDDGVYRKVETSNYFVKSPATDDVLIISLCNNFESGEEAYGACAANA
- a CDS encoding helix-turn-helix domain-containing protein yields the protein MDQIKIGKFIAEKRKEQNLTQITLAEKLGITDRAISKWETGRSLPDASIMLELCEILNITVNDLLSGEVVSMDRYNAESEKNLLEMIKQKEESDKRMLRLENVIGTTATILPLMMIALGIVFVSVLHLKPWTFFLMAGVGLVQLIVLIFFALRIEQVAGYYECRKCGHRYVPTFGQVNRAIHMGRTRYMKCPKCGEKSWQKKVISKE
- a CDS encoding DUF1295 domain-containing protein, with protein sequence MKKTVGTVVSAILILTLVVLSAVFSDYGFSANQRKTMLILLIVCGASVAYCFIVGELAQNFSQMDKLWSILPIAYVWIVAIRGEMKLRLVLYAVIVTIWGIRLTVNFARKGAYKLKFWEGEEDYRWKIVRNRFFKKNVLWTLFDLIFISFYQNALVLAICFPSLAAMESAAALSTWDFAGFALALAFLILETISDEFQRVFQNKKKELLAENKSLEALPAPYNLGFNTTGPWGRMRHPNYLGEQGFWVSLYLAAIGARVASKIFFHWSAIGPLMLVFLFMGSSTLAEAISSKKYPKYIDYIKQVPKYLPIRKFDPEK